CGCCTGATCGAAATTAAAAACGGAAAGCTTGCCAGCTATAGAGGAAGCTACGATTTCTACTTGGAAGAGCAGGACAGGATTCTGAAAAGACAGCTGAAAGCTTACGAAGCTCAAGAAGAGGAAAGGGCAAGCCTGAAGCAAAAAATCAAGGCGGTTACCTTTTCCAAAGGAAAGCCAGCTCCTCCGAAAGACCGCAACATCATGGGGGCCTACGACAAAAGAGGCGAGAAGCATCAGAAGTCGCTGCAGCATAAGCTCGATGCAATGAAAGGGCGCCTCGAGGAAATCGAGTCCAATCTTCTTCCCCACCCAAGGCCCAAAAGCATCAAAGGCCTCAAATTTGGCGAATCGCCTTTGGCATCCCCCGTTGCTATCGAATTGGAACATGCGGGCAAGGCATATGGGAATAAAATCTTGTTTTCCAACCTCTGCAAGAACATCTGCAAAGGAGACAGAATTCTTGTCACAGGTCCGAATGGATGTGGGAAAACGACTCTTTTGAAAGCGATTGCTGGAATCATCCCACTGGATGAAGGAGGCATCCGCTCAGCGCCTACTGCAAAAATCGCTTTCCTAGACCAGGAAGTCGAGCTGCTGCCTATGGATCAAACACCCCTTCAATATTTTGAAAGCCGGTTTATCCTCTCTGAAGAAGACTTAAGGCGCGAACTTCATAAAGCAGCCTTGGGTGGAGCGGATTTGCTGAGGCGTCCATTTTCCACACTGAGCACAGGGCAAAGAAAGCGGATGATGCTGCTAGCCCTCGTTCTGGAAAAGCCCAGCATTCTCTTATTGGATGAGCCGACGAACCATCTTGATTTCATGACCTTGGAAGCCTTTGAAAAGTCCCTTCTCGAGTTCGAAGGCGCCATTGTAGCAATATCGCACGATGCCACCTTTATTGAAAAAATTGCTACCCAGGAATGGAAACTTGGAATTGGATAGATTTGTCGATTTTTTATTTTAAAAAATTCACTATAGGGCTTCTATCGGCTCGTCCTGAAAAGCAGCCTCCCATGTAATGAAAGTTCGGCCCAAGAAAACGAACCAGTCCCGTGTTGTTTAGCGGAAGCAGCATATCCCGCTCCGGTGTACGGTCGATCTGTTCCCCTAACCTTTTTAATCGTTCACTGAAAGTCTGGGTCTTCACCTTGCATAATCAGTCTGCAGGTATCCCTAGACAATTGCTGGGAAAAGAGGATATATGTTTCGACCATTTTTTCTTTTTCTGAAGTTGCTAATTTAGGAGAACATCGAATTTCTTCAATGATCGAATGATGTTTAGTGGGTGTTAACTCGATTAACATACATACTTCTAGATTGATTAACCAACCATAATAAGCCTAGATCGACTAACTTGAGCATATACATTTCATATTCTTCAATCTTCTCTTTTGGCAGATCCAGGCTTTGCAACCAGGCTTCAATTTCAGCACCAATGGGTATTTTGGAGAGTTCTTGTTGAAAAGTTTCAATGGCTTGTACTAATTGATCTTTGGCCCTAGGCTTTCTATTTTATGGGAAGCACTCTCGATATCATTTTTGGCAACAGGCAAACCTATGTCAATGATGCCTTTACCACCAAGGCCTGGAATGGCTGTACTACCGATATGCTCAATATCAAGGCATTCGTTGTTGAGAACATTCAGAATTCTTAATTTTTCCTTTAAAAATATTCCTGGAAAAAGATCGCTATTGGGTTTGTAAACATATTTTTGTTTCATATTATTGAATCACAATTCTTTTTTTAAAAAATACATTTTTGAGTTCTTTTGATAACCCTCACGCACAAATTCAATTGTATATCCAAGCTTTTGGTAGAAGGGTAAAGCTTCCCAATCCATAGTATTCACAGTTGCAAAGCTACAATCTTCCTGTTTGCCTAAAGTTTCAGCTTGTTGCATTAATTTGGTGCCCCAGCCTTTGTTTCGTAACTTACTACTTACCCAAAGCATATCTACATAAAGGCAACCGTAATAGGCGATGCCATTAACTCCTCCCAAAATTTCCTTTTGGCTATTTTCTATACTGAAACAAAAAGTGCGAATGGGATTTAGCCCTTTTACTCTTCCAGCCTCTTCGTTAATGCCATTAAATAAGATATCTTCACATTCGAGAGCGGATGTGTCGTTTCTTGGTACTAATGCAAAATCTTCCTTCACAAATTTTTCTCCAACGATTTAGAAGCATAGACTTCAATTAAGTTATCGATGTTATTAGATGGTTTAGTTCGTTGGAAATCAATACATAGCTGTTCATCATATGTTTTTATATGTTTGATATAAAACCCTACGCTTTTTAGAAAGTCACAGATTGAATCTTCGCTATGAAAGTACCTGTTATAGGTGTCTCCATTTTTTGAGGTGTAGGTGGTCATCCCATTTTTAGGATTATAATAACCCTCCTGAGCTTCCAAACAAGCTGCTGAGCGAACTATAACAAAAATCCTTCCAGTCGATTTTAAAATTCTATGGAGTTCTTGTAGAGCATTTTGGAGATCAGGCTTGGGGAGGTAGTGAAGAACTAATCGGGCATAGACAAAATCAAAAGATTCATCGGCGTAAGGAAGAGGTTTTGCGATGTCTTCAATTTTTACTTTTATCCTATCAGATAATGAAGCTTGCTCAATCTGATGCTGTGCAAAATTTGCACCTTCAAGCTCAATATTTGTTGCTAAAATATGTCGATTTGGAAGGGCTCTTGCCATTCGAATTTCCGCTATTCCTCCTGTAGACATACCGACACTATAAATATTTTCTTCCTGATTAGAAATGAGTGATAACCCATGATTTTCGCTATTAGAATTCATCGATTTAACCTACATGAATACGTTGTTTTAGCCAGGAGCCTTCTTTCAAGTAAAATTGGTACCGATGGCTCTTTGTGTATTCGCTTTCCAGATGTAACGCTTCCCAAAAAGAGGGAACTGCACAAGCTATCCTAAATGTATTAGGAGTTTCTTCTGGAATGATTAAATCATCAAACTCGCAGTAGGCTTCTTCTATTTTGTGTTTGAGATCATAAATTTTCTTTACATCAGAACGTACCATATTCCAGTATCGTTTAGCTGTCTCATATGCAGATTCTGAGGTATCAAGAACTAGCTGAACTGAAACAATAATTTGTAAAAGTTTGCTTTCATTCACGATATTGATAAATATTTGCGGTTGATTTACAAATTCTTTCCATTTGTTTGACCCTGTGTGAGTAAGGAGAATAGGACAGCCATCTTGATTAAATTCATAGATACGCATTGTGCGAATACGTGGACAGTGATTTTGTATAGTAGCAACTGAGCCAAATAATGGCTTTTCTGGATAAGCGAAGAGATCTTTAAATAGTTCGACAAGCTCTATTGGCAAATAAAGTGTGTATTTCATTGAAACCTTCAAAAAGAATTTTAATCCTTATTAGATTTTGATTTTTCATTTAAAGCTTCTTGAAATTCAAAAAGAGTGTATAAATATTGCCCATTATTATCCCCTAAAGCAAAAGCAAGCACGAAATCGTCAGTATTGGTAAAGAGAGCATCCGGCCATCTCTGAATATTATCAGGCAGCCGAATACGAGCTAGGGTTAGATATGGACGATACAAGTTATCACTATCATCAAGTATAGTAAAGCTTGACTTGAAATGCAGTTTAAATCGTGCCAAATGAACTGAATTGTCAGGAATTAAACAGGATTAAGTGTGAAATGTGCAAAAGGAGTGGAATCCTGACAAAAGTTCTGAGATAATGCCATGTGAATTATGTGTATGGCGAGTATGCCAAAACAAACCCTGTTGATTCCAAGCGAGTTAAAAAAGTGGGGCAACTTGGACTTGAACCAAGGACCAGCGGGTTATGAGGGAGGGGGACTTCGCTTATATCCAGTACCATCCAACCTAAATCAGCTCGATGATAGCCTATTCTTGAATGAAAAGTCCACCGGTTTTTGTTGGTTAGTGTCGGTGCAATATACAAAACAGTGCACTTTTTTGCACCGCTGAAATGAAGGTGTGTTAACTTAGATTGGCGATTTTTTCAATTTCCGCTTTGAGTTCCTCGTCGGATACTTGAGCATCTGTAAATTCAACTATTTTTTTAGCAATTTTAAAGACAGCTTCGACAAGATCGGTAGAGACTTCTTCGCGGCTTACTTCCACTTCAAATGAAATCTTAGGGGCGGAAATCTCCGTTGCTCTAAAAAAAGGCACTGGATGGTCTAGCGGGAGATAGACTTTTCTACATGGAATTCGTTCATAAGTGTTTGAGATAAGTATTTGAATTTTGAATTCGCTCGTCTTAGGGCATAAATCCGAAGCATTGCCCTAAGAATCCCACCGCACGATAAACAGTTAAAAATGCTTGTAGAATTAAAAATGGCTTACCAGATCTATTTGTGTCATAAGCAGAGGTTAGCTCTTCCCGATAGGTTACTAGCCCTGAGACCATCATACCAAAAACTGAATCCAAATCCCCATCAGCATAACGTTTGCTAGAGGCAAGGATAATGCTTCCGCCGCTGAGATCATATGATCCCTTTCTGATCTCAAAATCGGGGCAAGGAAAGGACCAACCTCCATGGAAGAAACAAGATCTACTTAATTTACTCTGAAGGGTTTTAGCATCGAAAAGATTTTTTTCATAATTAGAGGGATGAATCACGATCTGAAGAATGGGATCTGACAAGGGCGGAAGTGTTGTAAGTTCTTTGTCAAGTAGGTCCTTTTCTCTTTGCCAATTTTGCAGAGATTCGCGTTTTGCTAAAGGGTCAACTGTTTTTTCCTGAGCATACCGGCCAATCAAAGCACTGATAGCTGATGTAAGTTTTCCCCCACTCTTTAGAACAGCCCTATCGATTAAATCAGGCATGTCCTGTTCGGTCGAAATCTCGCAAGTTTGAGCGCTTCCTGTTTTACTCCTAATATATATAGCACCTGAGCGCAGAATCAGCCCTTTCTCGCCGTTAATTGAGAGATTTTTTGAACAGATTATAGGTATTTCTGAAAATTCCTTTACGTGAATGATGATGGCTTTTGTACCTTCTGGGGACATCCCTGAATATACGCTAAATGTTGGTTCAGGCTTGCCATGTGATTTTACTTTGTCATGCACTTTGGTACCATCGAAAGACTTGATTATTTCGTCACTGCAACCTACAGCTTCCTTTGTTCCGTCCTTCTTTCCAATAATAATGAAACCGCCTCCTTCTCGATTTGACATGCCCAGTATATCTTTTATGAGACCATAGACTTGTTTTTGGGAAGTTGAATCCAAAGAAAAGGGTTCTTTGAAATCTACTCTATCTTCAGGTTGATCCCAAAGTTCTGCAAGTAACGCATCGTAATCAGTCATAGCTAAGCTCTTGTCAAGAATTGTCATACACACCAAATTTGAAGAAATCATCCGGGATTATATCATTTCTTTGTTTCTTGATTGATAAGTAATGCGCATTTATCGAGTAGGCTCGACGAGCAACATAATTGAATAGATCAACGCCTCTCTGATTTCACTTTGTGTTAGATTCTTTGGACGCTTTATCCAAAAGGCTAACAATAGCCTTTTCGGGAACCGGCTTGTAGTTCCAGACTTCTACACAAAGGTTCAGTTGGTTGGAGATGATTTTACTTGGTCTTTTATTGTGAACGTGACCATGCAATTGAAAGTGGTTTGGAGGGCTTTCTGTTGGGATATAGATTAATTCAACAACATGCCTGCCAATTTTCAGGAAGGCCGATTCCAAAACAATGGCAAATCCTACGCGATGCATCCAATTTGAGTTTCGATCATGGTTGCCTCTAAGGCAGACTTTTTGACCGTTCAGTTGTGTACAAATTGAATGAAGGTGATCGGCATCGCCTAAGCCAAAATCCCCGAGAAAATAGACCTGATCATTCATGCTAACGCAATTATTCCAATTTGCAATTAGGCTATGATCCATCTCTTCAACTGTAGCAAAGGGACGATTTGCATATCGGATGAGGTTTGTGTGGGAGAAGTGAGTATCAGCAATAAACCATTTTTTCATGGCTCACCTGATTCGCAAAGACTCGTATTAATTTTCAACCAAGTGTTGATCAATGCTATGACGTCTTTGATTCTGTAAGGAATCTTGTCTTTTTTCGAAGAAAACGTCTTTTCATGGTAATTTTGCCAGGCAGATTGCAGTACTTCTGCTGCTTCAGCATCAAGTTGAATGGGCAATGATTCAATCTGTGTCTGCCGATGTAGAAATACTGCTTTAACTACTTTTTCGGTATAGCCTCTATCCAAACAACCCTCTAAAGAAATTAGAGAAATAAGATCGTGAAAATCTTTCATTCGCGAGTTACCAATGCCTCGATGCACAACGGTTTCGAGTTTCTCCGCAAAAATAAATTCCTTTGGGTAGGATCGTACCTGGATTTGACTTTCAAATAGAGGGCCTTTTGATGTAGCTGTTAGGTTCAGTGAATGGCTAATAGGCTCAACAATATCACCAAAACCTAGATCGATTTGAATATAGGATTGCGGACTACCTAATTTTGCTAATAGCAACACCTCTATTCCTGTGTAGTCCATGTGGGGATGTGGTAAATTGCCGATTTTGACTTTTTCAAATTCAAACCCATCTGAAAGGCTGATGCGGCAAATATCATCAAAAGCTTTTCCAAGAAACTCCTCGCTATTTTTAAGCCGTTCAACAAGAAAATCTAAGTCTTTGGTTTCTCTCCCTATGGGAATGTACCTTGCTAGAAGAGTTCCTCCTTTTAGAATGAAATTCGTCTTGTACTTGGATTGACAGAGACGTGCCAAAAAGCGTTCTAAAATCAGATTGTGCCAAACTTCTTCAAATGTTAGATCTCGTTCTTTTGCAACGACTTTAAGCCTCTCTTTCAAGGATTGCTTTAGAGATTTGTTCATGTTGTCAGGGCCATTACATAAGGGTAAATATTCATACGCAGCTTTTTAGCATATTTTAAAAGTTTTTCGAGATTCGGTTTGGGCTCTCTTTGCTTTAGATATGCCTGCAATGCTTTCAGGGCAATTTCATGACTAAGATGTCGAAAAGCATCTACAACCGTCCTCTCCCTATCAAATATTTTCAGACGATCTTCTCCCACTGTGATTTCCGTTTGTCCCAATTCGATATTTCTCATGCGAATGATACGCGTCTTGGGTCTTTTTGGACTCTTTAATGCATGGGGTACAGCAATCCAAAACTCTCGCATGATTTGATCGGTTAAACCGTAATAGCAAAGAGCGGAGATGAGACAGATCACCCCATTTGGTATGCTCATGGCTACTAGGGCAAGATCTTCCCATCGGAAATCAATATCTACTTCAGCAGCTCCTCCTTTATAAATACCCCGGCTGATTCGCTCAATAAGTCCTCTTTTACAAAAATGCGCGAGCATACGAGGAGGAATTCCAGCCTCGCGAGCTTCATTTGCCGTAAAAACCGCCCTTTCGGCAAGCCTTTCAATTATCTGATCATATTTTGACTTTCTCATACCCTACGCGTAACACAAGCACCCAAATATGTCAATTGGGTTCTTTTATTACATAATAGAGAAGCCTATTATCCGCATTGATTTTAATAAGCAAGGGTCTTTGTTATTAGCGTATTAACTCAGAAAAATCGTCCTCTAGGCTAATCGGTACAGAATTGCCTTTTAGATGGGCTGATAAGAAGCTTTCAATTGCTGCAAATAGTTTTCGTTGATTTTTAGGTTTCGCAATAACATGACCTTCATCTAAAAATACTACGTGAGTAACAGGCAAGTGATGCTCTCGCATAATTTGAACCATTTTTTCACCTTTACATTCATCAAGATCATTAACTCCATCAATAACCATCAAAGGTTTGGTAATCTTATTAATATGACAAAGTGGTGAACGGGATTTTAAAAATTCTTCTTCTTTGCCAAAATATCTATGCCACCAAGAGCTTCCTACTCCCGACATTTTACCTACCATTTCAACTAGATCAGTTGGGCCCGCAAGGTCAATTCCGCAGCAAAATTCATCAGGCGTAAATATCAATCCTGCTAAAGTATTATATCCACCAAAACTATGACCCATAATCGCTACTCTTGTAGGATCAATATATCCTTTCTCTATTAGCCAGTTTTTTCCATCAATTAGATCTTGAGATATCTTGCCTCCCATCTCTAAAAAGCCAGCGTGCATATATTTCTTGCCGTAGCCACTCGAACCTCTGTAGTTTACTTGAAGAACTGCATATCCTCTATTAGCAAGTGCTTGGACCATAGGGTTAAATTCCCAATAATCTCGAGCCCAAGGTCCTCCATGAACAAGAATAATTGCGGGTAAATTTTTTGCTTCAATAGATTGAGGTAATGTCAAATAGCCAAAAATCTTCATTCCATCTTGAGCGCTGAAATTTATTGAAGTAGTGTCATTCAATAAGTAATGGCCAATGCTTTCATTCTCACTAAATAGAGGCTCAACAGCTTGTGTTTTCACATCGTATACAAAATAGTGAGGTGGACACTTATCTGATTCGTGAAGTACAAGCCATACATGGCTTGATAAATCTGTTGCTAAAATTCTAATTATACCTGGATAAAGGTTTTGTAAAACTTTCAAAGCCGTAGAGGAGTTTGGATCGATAGCAATTTGTTCGAATTTTTCTCTTATAATAGCTGCAAATTGAATAGTGGAATTTTCTTCTGAAAAGATATTTGCTGAACAAAAGTCATATTGAGGATCTTCAGCAAGAATTTCATAATTTCCTGTATGCAAATTTACTTTTAGCAAACGGACTGTGTCATTCTGTAAATCAGAAAGTAAGTATAGTTCTGAATTATCCTTAGAAAATCCTATAAAGGGGCTTGTAATTCCATCTTTATTTCCATCTCTTCCCTTGCTAATAAGATGTCGCCAATTTTTATTATCTTTAACGGTTATGTGCACTTGGTTATCTTCGGTTGTAGATAAGATGCAGGAGAGGTTAAGCTCATTATCTATACCCCAAAAAGCTACGTTACCAGGATTCTCCGAGTAAAGGGTCATTTCACCTGTTTCTAAATTGATTTTATGAAGACCCGGGCATTTATAATTCTTTTTTTGATCTTCATTAAGATTCATGGGAAACAATTGAACAATTATATTATTCGGATGCTGGAGATGGTAAGCAATAATTTTTGTAAAAATATTGTTTAAAGGGGTGAGGTCTTTAATTTGTCCTGTTTCAATTTGGATTTGATACAAATGGACATTAGCATTCATATTCTCATCATTGGCAATCAAAATATATTTGTTATCGAATTGCCAACGCATTTCTCTAATTCCATCTGAATTTTTATAAGGAATAATTTTTTTTACATTCTTAGTGCTGAATAACTCTTTAATCCACAAATAAGAATTTCCAAATTCATCTGGGGCTACATACGCTACAAATTGACCATTCGGAGATAGGCTTACACAACGCTTGGTTTTTTGTTGAAATAAGACTGAACGGGGTATAAGGCTTGAAACACGTTTTTCATTGTTGGTAACTTGATTGCTAAAGGCTATACACGGAATAAGGATTAAACATGAATAAATTAATTTATTTATAATTTTCATATGGTCCTCTTGATGCTTTTGTTTAGAAAATGAATATACTCATGAAACAAGTTAATTACCAGTACGTTATGTAAAATTGCACTACTTCATTTATATCCATTGTTTAGCTTCCTTATTGGAAGCCCCATCTTTAGCTGCTAGAGTAGCAAAGGTATGACGCAGATCATGAAAACGGACTTGGCTAATACCAGCTTTTTTCAAAGCGACATTCCAAGACTTTTTAGGATCTAACCGTCCAAATGCTGTACGGCTTGCAAAAACTCTTAATTTATGTGGATCACGTGTTTGATACAGTTTTCTGAGTTCTTCGATAACCGGATCTTCAAGAGGAATGCTTCTTGGTTTTCCATTTTTTGTCTCTTTGAGGTATGCCAGCTTATTTTCAAAATCAACATGTTGCCATTCAAGATTGAGTGTCTTGCACCAGTGGTAATAGCTATAAGGACAATGCAGTAAAGATAAGGAGAACGACTTTGTTGACAAGCATCCAGCAATCGATCTGTTTCATCATCACTTAAAATTCGGTCTCTTCCCGGATTTTCCTTGAGCTTCATTAAATGCATGCAAGGACTCTCATGAATCCATCGAAGTTGCTTAACCGCATAGGTAAAACAAGCTGAAAGACTTGCTAGATAACGATTCACAGTGCTTGAAGTGCGTTTTTTGCCTTGATGGGTTGAAGTTTCAAGTAAAACTTGTCTTTCCTTTCCTAGGAATTCGGAGGTGAGATGAACGAGTGCATATTTGCCAAATCGTTCACGCCAATAGTTTAGATGACGCAGAGTATCATCTGCTGAACGATGATGCTCGAGCGCTCCATCATTCACATATCGATCAACTAAATCGTTAAAGGTATATTGTTTTTTGTTGGCCAAATTTGAATTGACCTTGCTTGATGCGATTCTTGGTTTCCTTTTCCCAATCTTCTGCTTCTTGCTTACGCTCGAAAGTTTCACAGATTGGAGGGTAACCTTTAATACGAATGACGGCTCGCCATGTGTAGCCATTCTTGAGCTTTCTTTTGAAAATAGAAGTAAACCACCTACCAAAAATCAATTGTTTATTGATTCAGGTCGGGTGGTTCTCCCTCTTATGCAGGGACCGACTGGTAAAATTGTTTTTCAGTGCACCATTTTTGCACCGTTTCAATTATAAGCGCGATGTGTAGCCTATCTCATAGCGGTGGTTTTTTCACTTATTCCCTAGTAAATCAAGGGTTTAAAAAAGTGGGGCAACCTGGACTTGAACCAGGGACCAGCGGGTTATGAGTCCGCAGAGTTCCCTCACTTCACAGCAGTTATTCACTGCTCACAGCAAAAGGATAGCATGAACATAGTCTAAAGTTCAATTGTCAAGTGATGTGATTTGTTAATGAAAATAAGGTGGTACTGTGCCATCAGTGTGCCAGCAAATTCCTGATTTCAAAACCTAATAATTATTGCGTTGGCGGTTTTTCTTAGGTAAAATGCTTCTTCTGATTACTCGTATTGAATTTCTCAAGGACATTCTTTTTGATTAAATTTCTTACTCTCACGATTATGTTTACAGGGAATTAGCTAAATATGAAGCAAATCATCAGGCATGGGGCTTATGGAATTGTAATTCAAGGCTCTAAAATTCTTCTGACTCAGAAAAAATCAGGACCATATAAAGGGTTGTGGGGTTTGCCTGGAGGAGCTATTGAATTTGGAGAAACGCCAGAAGAGACTTTAAAACGTGAACTGATGGAAGAATCTTGTATAGAGGTCTCTAAACTAGAACTTTTAACTGTCGCAACTTCTACTGGTAATTATCACGATAACGATATTCCATACAGTTTTCATCAAGTGGGTCTTTTATATAAAATATTAGATTGGAAGGAACGATTTGAAGTTTTACCAGAAGAGGAAAATTATTGGTTTGAATTAGCTAACATTCCTCAAAAAGAATTAACTCCTTTTGCTCTTCAAGCAATTTCTATTCTGCCACAAAATCAAGTATGGCGGCCTCCTAATAAAATTCGAGGTAAAGTCATTGGTCTTGCTAAGCATGATAATAAATTACTTGTTTTTGAAGTACTTGATGACCAAGGAAACTTAAAAGGATGGTGCCCGATTGGAGGTGGCATTGAATTTGGCGAAAAAGCAGAAGATGCTTTAATTCGAGAAATTAATGAAGAACTTAAGTGTAATGTCACAATCACAGGAAAACCTATAGTTTACGAAAATATTTTTGAACATCATGGCAGTATAGGTCATGAAATTATTTTTGCATTTCCTATTAAACTCAGTGAAGAAAACATTTATAGTAATACTCGATTTCAAATTCGTGAAGAAAGAGGAAGTACTCACTGGGTGGAATGGATTCCAATTGAAGAGTTTGAAAAAAGTGAAGCCATTTTGTTTCCTTCGATATTAATAAACAAACTTAAAGAGTTGTCATAAGTTGTGTCACAAGTTTGTCATAAGTTGCGACAGGAATTTGTCACAAGTTTATCATATAGCGGCGGTCATTGGTTGAGCCTTCTACCTTTAAAAGCCCTATTTCAAGCAAATGTTTTAATTCTCGTTGTAGGGTTCTTTTACTTGTTTCAGGAAAAAGAAGTTGAAACTCTTTAATAGAAAATCCTTTTTCATCTAGAGCTTGTTCAAGAGCTCCTTTTTCTCTTTTAGAAAGTTGATGTTGAATGCTCAGAATGTCTAGTTTCATCACTTGTTGGCCACGATTTTGAACTTCCTGTAGCTGAGTCGCTAATCCATTCACAAAATACTCTAACCAAGAAGTCATATCCATATCGTTTTCTCGGACGGATTGAATCGCTTTGTAGTAATTTGAACGGTCTCTATCATAATATTCGCTAATCGTAAAAAGGCGTTTAAAATCATAACCTGTTTTGTAAAGATAGAGTGTTGAAAGCAAGCGTGCTGACCGTCCGTTGCCATCTAGAAATGGGTGAATGTGTACAAGCTGAAACTGAGCTATTCCAGCAATAAGGACAGGGTTAATTTCTTGCTCAGTTTTTAGCCATTCTACTAGCTCTGTCATCATAAGAGGAACTTCAAAAGCTGAAGGCGGGGTATAAATAATTTCCTTCGTTTTAGAATTGGCAACGTAGTTTTGTATCTTTCTGTATTCCCCTGGAGTTGCAGAATTTCCTCTAACACCTTCAACAAGTCTTTTGTGAATTTCTCGAATGAGTCCTTCTCGTATAGGCTCTCCACTACCTAAATAATCTGCAACTAAATCAAAGGCTCTCTTATAGTTCAAAAGCTCTCTAACATCTTCAGGGTCAGCATTCTCTATTTCATGTCCAGTTAAAAGTTGTTCAGATTGGTCCAGGGTTAGGTGAGTACCCTCAATATGTGTTGTATAGTGAGCTTCTAAAATTAGAGTTTTAGCCTGCATTTTAGCAATCCATTCATCTGACAGCCGTGCAGCTTCTAAAAAACCCCTTGTGCGCTCTATTTTTACAAGTGCAGCGGTAATACTATTTGTGATATTGAATTTTGGTAGAAATGGCATGGCTCTCATCTTGTGACATTTTTAATAAAATTATGTCATAAGATGATGCGGTTGTCAAGGATTATAAATGAAAATTCAAATATTAGGCGTCTTTGAACCCAATTGCATTCCAAAAAGCTGATAGTTCAGGCTAAGCGATAATGAATGAGAGTCATTCCTTCTTTTTGTTCTATAAGTAGAATGGAGATTTTTCCTATTTCTGAGCTATTACGTACTTGTGTTCCTCCATCTGCAACACTACCGTCGATTATCCAACCACACTCTTTAA
This window of the Parachlamydia sp. AcF125 genome carries:
- a CDS encoding class I SAM-dependent methyltransferase, whose amino-acid sequence is MNSNSENHGLSLISNQEENIYSVGMSTGGIAEIRMARALPNRHILATNIELEGANFAQHQIEQASLSDRIKVKIEDIAKPLPYADESFDFVYARLVLHYLPKPDLQNALQELHRILKSTGRIFVIVRSAACLEAQEGYYNPKNGMTTYTSKNGDTYNRYFHSEDSICDFLKSVGFYIKHIKTYDEQLCIDFQRTKPSNNIDNLIEVYASKSLEKNL
- a CDS encoding GrpB family protein; this encodes MKQKYVYKPNSDLFPGIFLKEKLRILNVLNNECLDIEHIGSTAIPGLGGKGIIDIGLPVAKNDIESASHKIESLGPKIN
- the abc-f gene encoding ribosomal protection-like ABC-F family protein, with product MSRLFIQFSHLFKSFGSFSLFEDIALSINEGDVFALIGENGAGKTTLLQLLAGTAQADSGDFSRASDLSIGFLKQEIILADSSVAVREFIEGSSLSNLEKEMAACLEDSSRLTEWAELHEKYECLGGYRRIPIEQVLRGLKLESSLLDLSMSSLSSGQRVRAALAQALIENPKLLLLDEPTNHLDQEMIQWLEAALKQREGACVIVSHDRKFLNAACNRLIEIKNGKLASYRGSYDFYLEEQDRILKRQLKAYEAQEEERASLKQKIKAVTFSKGKPAPPKDRNIMGAYDKRGEKHQKSLQHKLDAMKGRLEEIESNLLPHPRPKSIKGLKFGESPLASPVAIELEHAGKAYGNKILFSNLCKNICKGDRILVTGPNGCGKTTLLKAIAGIIPLDEGGIRSAPTAKIAFLDQEVELLPMDQTPLQYFESRFILSEEDLRRELHKAALGGADLLRRPFSTLSTGQRKRMMLLALVLEKPSILLLDEPTNHLDFMTLEAFEKSLLEFEGAIVAISHDATFIEKIATQEWKLGIG
- a CDS encoding type IV toxin-antitoxin system AbiEi family antitoxin domain-containing protein is translated as MRKSKYDQIIERLAERAVFTANEAREAGIPPRMLAHFCKRGLIERISRGIYKGGAAEVDIDFRWEDLALVAMSIPNGVICLISALCYYGLTDQIMREFWIAVPHALKSPKRPKTRIIRMRNIELGQTEITVGEDRLKIFDRERTVVDAFRHLSHEIALKALQAYLKQREPKPNLEKLLKYAKKLRMNIYPYVMALTT
- a CDS encoding GNAT family N-acetyltransferase; translated protein: MKEDFALVPRNDTSALECEDILFNGINEEAGRVKGLNPIRTFCFSIENSQKEILGGVNGIAYYGCLYVDMLWVSSKLRNKGWGTKLMQQAETLGKQEDCSFATVNTMDWEALPFYQKLGYTIEFVREGYQKNSKMYFLKKEL
- a CDS encoding metallophosphoesterase; its protein translation is MKKWFIADTHFSHTNLIRYANRPFATVEEMDHSLIANWNNCVSMNDQVYFLGDFGLGDADHLHSICTQLNGQKVCLRGNHDRNSNWMHRVGFAIVLESAFLKIGRHVVELIYIPTESPPNHFQLHGHVHNKRPSKIISNQLNLCVEVWNYKPVPEKAIVSLLDKASKESNTK
- a CDS encoding ATP-binding protein; protein product: MTDYDALLAELWDQPEDRVDFKEPFSLDSTSQKQVYGLIKDILGMSNREGGGFIIIGKKDGTKEAVGCSDEIIKSFDGTKVHDKVKSHGKPEPTFSVYSGMSPEGTKAIIIHVKEFSEIPIICSKNLSINGEKGLILRSGAIYIRSKTGSAQTCEISTEQDMPDLIDRAVLKSGGKLTSAISALIGRYAQEKTVDPLAKRESLQNWQREKDLLDKELTTLPPLSDPILQIVIHPSNYEKNLFDAKTLQSKLSRSCFFHGGWSFPCPDFEIRKGSYDLSGGSIILASSKRYADGDLDSVFGMMVSGLVTYREELTSAYDTNRSGKPFLILQAFLTVYRAVGFLGQCFGFMP
- a CDS encoding nucleotidyl transferase AbiEii/AbiGii toxin family protein translates to MNKSLKQSLKERLKVVAKERDLTFEEVWHNLILERFLARLCQSKYKTNFILKGGTLLARYIPIGRETKDLDFLVERLKNSEEFLGKAFDDICRISLSDGFEFEKVKIGNLPHPHMDYTGIEVLLLAKLGSPQSYIQIDLGFGDIVEPISHSLNLTATSKGPLFESQIQVRSYPKEFIFAEKLETVVHRGIGNSRMKDFHDLISLISLEGCLDRGYTEKVVKAVFLHRQTQIESLPIQLDAEAAEVLQSAWQNYHEKTFSSKKDKIPYRIKDVIALINTWLKINTSLCESGEP